Proteins encoded within one genomic window of Pseudalkalibacillus sp. SCS-8:
- a CDS encoding DUF4395 domain-containing protein — protein MSHKQETIPRPLVRINQWFILLSVVITWITGISLILILPLLSGVMALLFNVNPVMKIAKLFLKDPPNKYVLEDRKQQQFNQWIATILLGLALLSAHFNFLAVFWITTIMLAMATFIAILGFCIGCYIRYNWSQFQYRRSQKNSL, from the coding sequence GTGTCACATAAACAAGAAACAATTCCTCGTCCCCTTGTTCGAATAAACCAATGGTTCATCCTATTATCTGTTGTGATTACTTGGATTACAGGGATCAGCCTTATATTAATTCTTCCACTTCTATCCGGTGTTATGGCATTGTTGTTCAATGTAAATCCTGTCATGAAGATCGCTAAACTGTTTTTAAAAGACCCTCCAAACAAGTATGTGTTAGAAGATCGAAAACAACAACAGTTCAATCAATGGATTGCAACGATATTATTAGGGTTAGCGCTCCTCAGTGCACATTTTAATTTCCTTGCTGTCTTCTGGATAACGACCATCATGCTCGCAATGGCTACATTCATTGCTATTCTCGGCTTTTGTATCGGCTGTTACATCCGCTACAATTGGAGTCAATTCCAATATCGGAGATCTCAGAAAAATTCATTATAG
- a CDS encoding DinB family protein — protein sequence MQFEFHEALEILRRTPAVLSSMLEGLPDSWTRCNEGEGTWGSFDVVGHLNDGERKDWLERVSIIHEQGENLNFRTFDRFEHLKRNSNRTLTELLEEFRALRMHNIEKLESLITPETDLKLKGIHPAFGEVTLHQLLSTWVVHDLDHISQISRVMAKRYQEDVGPWKAYLRILSEAKRD from the coding sequence ATGCAGTTTGAATTCCATGAAGCTCTAGAAATCTTGAGACGCACACCTGCTGTTTTATCGTCGATGCTTGAAGGATTGCCTGATTCTTGGACCCGATGTAATGAAGGAGAAGGTACATGGGGCAGCTTTGATGTTGTCGGTCATCTAAATGATGGGGAGAGGAAGGATTGGCTTGAACGCGTTTCAATCATCCATGAACAAGGGGAAAACCTAAACTTTCGGACATTTGATCGTTTTGAGCACCTTAAACGGAACAGCAACCGGACTTTGACTGAACTCCTCGAAGAGTTCAGAGCATTACGTATGCATAACATTGAAAAACTCGAATCCCTCATTACACCTGAAACGGATCTGAAATTGAAAGGGATACACCCGGCTTTTGGAGAAGTGACCTTGCACCAGCTTCTATCCACTTGGGTTGTTCATGACTTGGATCACATCAGTCAAATTTCACGAGTAATGGCAAAACGATATCAAGAGGATGTGGGACCCTGGAAGGCGTATTTACGAATTCTATCAGAAGCTAAAAGAGACTAG
- a CDS encoding sodium:alanine symporter family protein: MLEEIVGFLNTYLWGYVLIAALLGLGVYFTVATRFVQFRYLGEMTRVLFEKSTITDGKSISSFKSFCIGAATRIGTGNLAGVAVAIGLGGPGAVFWMWIVALVGGATSFVESTLAQVYKIKDKKAFRGGPAYYIEKGLGKRWLGIIFAVLIALTFGLIFNSVQSNTISAAYENAFNMNGTVVGIVVTVLTGLVIFGGVHRIANVSSVVVPIMAVLYIILAIVVLVLNIGQIPAMFMLIVKSAFGLEQAIGGGIGAAIMNGVKRGLFSNEAGMGSAPNAAATASISHPAKQGFIQTLGVYLDTLIVCSATAFIILMSGIYQTGDVAGIQLLQDSLGDHVGNAATIFIAVAIFLFAFSSIIGSYYYGETNIEFIKESKPAIFVYRLATMGMVMVGATLPLAFVWSLADLFMALMTLINLIGIALLGKVAFKVLKDYEMQRKEGKDPTFDPQKLGIPNTECWGADAGKKKDIAG, translated from the coding sequence GTGTTAGAAGAAATTGTAGGTTTTCTTAATACGTATTTATGGGGTTATGTCCTTATCGCCGCATTACTTGGTTTGGGAGTGTACTTCACAGTAGCAACAAGATTCGTACAGTTCCGTTACCTTGGCGAAATGACAAGAGTACTATTTGAAAAATCAACGATTACAGATGGAAAGAGTATCTCTTCTTTCAAATCTTTCTGTATCGGAGCAGCTACACGTATCGGAACAGGTAACCTTGCAGGGGTTGCTGTAGCAATTGGACTTGGTGGTCCAGGGGCTGTATTCTGGATGTGGATCGTAGCTTTAGTAGGTGGAGCAACAAGTTTTGTAGAGAGTACACTTGCTCAGGTTTACAAAATCAAGGATAAAAAAGCATTCCGTGGAGGTCCTGCTTACTACATCGAAAAAGGCCTCGGGAAAAGATGGCTTGGAATTATTTTTGCAGTACTCATTGCTTTGACTTTCGGACTTATTTTTAACTCGGTACAAAGTAACACAATTTCAGCTGCATATGAAAACGCATTTAACATGAATGGGACTGTAGTTGGTATCGTCGTTACAGTTCTTACAGGATTGGTCATTTTCGGTGGAGTACACCGTATCGCAAATGTATCTTCTGTAGTCGTTCCGATTATGGCAGTACTTTATATCATCCTTGCGATTGTTGTACTAGTCCTGAATATTGGACAAATTCCAGCAATGTTTATGTTGATTGTGAAGAGTGCATTTGGTTTAGAACAGGCAATCGGTGGTGGAATCGGTGCCGCAATCATGAATGGTGTTAAACGTGGACTATTCTCAAACGAAGCTGGTATGGGTAGTGCACCGAACGCAGCAGCGACTGCAAGTATTTCCCACCCAGCTAAGCAAGGTTTCATCCAGACGTTAGGTGTATACCTTGATACGTTGATTGTGTGTTCTGCAACAGCCTTCATCATCTTGATGTCAGGTATTTACCAAACAGGTGATGTAGCAGGAATTCAATTACTTCAAGATTCATTAGGGGATCATGTAGGTAACGCAGCTACAATCTTCATTGCGGTAGCAATCTTCTTATTCGCTTTCAGTTCGATTATCGGAAGCTACTACTATGGTGAAACGAACATTGAATTCATCAAGGAAAGCAAACCAGCCATTTTCGTTTACCGATTAGCAACAATGGGAATGGTCATGGTCGGTGCAACGCTCCCACTTGCGTTTGTTTGGAGTCTAGCTGACTTGTTCATGGCATTAATGACCTTGATTAACTTGATTGGGATTGCCTTGCTCGGTAAAGTCGCTTTCAAAGTTCTTAAGGACTATGAAATGCAGCGTAAGGAAGGAAAAGATCCAACATTTGATCCGCAGAAGCTTGGCATTCCTAATACAGAGTGTTGGGGTGCGGATGCAGGTAAGAAGAAGGATATTGCAGGATAA